A portion of the Pseudomonas protegens CHA0 genome contains these proteins:
- a CDS encoding 2,4'-dihydroxyacetophenone dioxygenase family protein, protein MPEAAHREFWKDLQPIANCFKPDAKPEVYLPDAASDDLSLYVPFTETVSSRPLWISPSENRWCDILLARSAGLVNRHYHPHEVFAYTLSGKWGYLEHEWTATAGDFVYETPGEGHTLVAYEHEQPMRVFFIVKGPLIWLDEQGEPDGYFDVHSYIAMCRAHYEKIGLGAAHIDTLFR, encoded by the coding sequence ATGCCCGAAGCCGCCCACCGTGAATTCTGGAAAGACCTGCAACCGATCGCCAACTGCTTCAAGCCCGACGCCAAGCCGGAGGTCTACCTGCCCGACGCCGCCAGCGACGACCTGAGCCTGTACGTGCCCTTCACCGAGACCGTGTCCTCACGGCCACTGTGGATCTCCCCCAGCGAAAACCGCTGGTGCGACATTCTCCTGGCCCGCAGCGCCGGGCTGGTGAACCGCCACTACCACCCCCACGAAGTCTTCGCCTACACCCTGTCCGGCAAATGGGGCTACCTGGAGCACGAGTGGACCGCCACCGCCGGGGACTTCGTCTACGAGACCCCGGGCGAAGGCCACACCCTGGTGGCCTATGAGCATGAGCAGCCGATGCGGGTGTTCTTCATCGTCAAGGGCCCGCTGATCTGGCTCGACGAACAGGGCGAGCCCGACGGCTACTTCGACGTGCACTCCTACATCGCCATGTGCCGCGCCCACTACGAAAAGATCGGCCTGGGCGCCGCCCATATCGACACCCTGTTCCGCTGA
- a CDS encoding DUF1176 domain-containing protein: MLRTVVLPLLVLGALPCLARELPELTPLWLQQEGWIGACDNRRDCQLLYAPNIDFAERVNHLTLKVRSQAGPEGLLQLQLEHQGAPLELGALRLDGQPLEPGLLAALVQEVEAPDSTREQQYYRVDDQPLARQWLARLRTAQVLELPGEEPAQVLLKGLPDLLQRVDQVQQRLGTVSALAAPGEQPASAVPGLQPAAALRPYPGVKPLGARERTGLLAAVRKTLPPAKTEDADDYVMPPRIEVYPLTAQQALVFEFSDCGAYICLLDISSRSRTAPYALQPLQMQALPAGSVDHAGGLNYYPETGELSSFLMGRGIGDCGEMASWHFDGQAFQLTDYRRMPTCSGLGYEDWPVLWSAEAPKRP, from the coding sequence ATGCTGCGTACCGTTGTGTTGCCCCTGCTGGTGCTTGGCGCCTTGCCGTGCCTGGCCCGGGAGCTGCCGGAGCTGACGCCGCTGTGGTTGCAACAGGAGGGCTGGATCGGCGCGTGCGACAACCGCCGCGACTGCCAACTGCTCTACGCGCCGAACATCGATTTTGCCGAGCGGGTCAACCACCTGACCCTGAAAGTCCGCAGCCAGGCCGGCCCCGAAGGCCTGTTGCAACTGCAACTGGAGCACCAGGGCGCGCCATTGGAACTCGGTGCATTGCGCCTGGATGGCCAGCCGCTGGAGCCCGGCTTGCTGGCGGCGCTGGTCCAGGAAGTGGAAGCCCCCGACAGCACCCGTGAACAACAGTACTACCGGGTTGATGACCAGCCCCTGGCCCGGCAATGGCTGGCGCGCCTGCGCACCGCGCAGGTGCTGGAACTCCCGGGAGAGGAGCCGGCCCAGGTGCTGCTCAAGGGGCTGCCGGACTTGCTGCAACGGGTGGACCAGGTGCAGCAGCGCCTGGGCACGGTCAGCGCCCTGGCGGCACCCGGCGAACAGCCGGCCAGCGCGGTGCCCGGGTTGCAGCCGGCCGCGGCATTGCGCCCCTATCCCGGGGTGAAGCCCCTCGGCGCCCGAGAGCGCACCGGGCTGCTGGCGGCGGTGCGCAAAACCTTGCCGCCGGCAAAGACCGAAGATGCCGACGACTACGTCATGCCACCGAGGATCGAGGTCTATCCCCTGACCGCGCAGCAGGCGCTGGTCTTCGAGTTCTCCGATTGCGGTGCCTACATCTGCCTGTTGGATATCAGCAGCCGCTCGCGCACGGCGCCCTATGCGCTGCAGCCCCTGCAGATGCAGGCGTTGCCGGCCGGCAGCGTCGACCATGCCGGGGGCCTCAACTATTACCCCGAGACCGGCGAGCTCAGCAGTTTCCTCATGGGCCGCGGGATAGGCGACTGCGGTGAAATGGCCAGTTGGCACTTCGATGGCCAGGCCTTCCAGCTCACCGATTATCGGCGCATGCCCACCTGCAGCGGCCTGGGCTACGAAGACTGGCCGGTGCTCTGGAGCGCCGAGGCACCCAAGCGCCCCTGA
- the hpaA gene encoding 4-hydroxyphenylacetate catabolism regulatory protein HpaA, protein MNPRQPIPNINIGQVYDQRYADAQVHYDKLSNLAGFFGRNMPVHRHDRFFQVHYVQSGAVRVYLDDQQYLESGPMFFLTPPTIPHAFVTEADSEGHVLTVRQQLVWELIGADPALAPAPQVPPVCVALARLGPQFAGEVRRLEGLFHELQREIAGQGPGREPALEALTRLLMISLLRLSANSLTARPARHEDLQIFHRFNELIEARYLEHWPLGRYASSLGVTEARLNDVCRRIADLPSKRLVHERVMQESKRLLLFTGSSINEICYQLGFKDPAYFSRFFQRYAKTAPGEYRLRQGQAPAPGANAPGA, encoded by the coding sequence ATGAACCCACGCCAACCGATTCCCAACATCAACATCGGCCAGGTCTACGACCAGCGTTACGCCGATGCCCAGGTGCACTACGACAAGCTCAGCAACCTGGCCGGCTTCTTCGGTCGCAACATGCCGGTGCATCGCCACGACCGTTTCTTCCAGGTGCATTACGTGCAGAGCGGCGCGGTGCGGGTCTACCTCGACGATCAGCAGTATCTGGAGTCGGGGCCGATGTTTTTCCTGACTCCGCCGACCATTCCCCACGCCTTCGTCACCGAGGCCGACAGCGAAGGCCATGTGCTGACCGTGCGCCAGCAACTGGTGTGGGAGTTGATCGGCGCCGACCCGGCACTGGCCCCGGCGCCCCAGGTACCGCCGGTTTGCGTGGCCCTGGCGCGCCTGGGGCCGCAGTTCGCCGGCGAAGTACGACGCCTGGAGGGCCTGTTCCATGAGTTGCAGCGGGAGATTGCCGGGCAGGGCCCGGGGCGCGAGCCGGCGCTGGAAGCCCTGACCCGGCTGCTGATGATCAGCCTGCTGCGGTTGTCGGCCAACTCCCTGACGGCGCGCCCGGCACGCCATGAAGACCTGCAGATCTTCCACCGCTTCAACGAGCTGATCGAGGCCCGCTACCTGGAGCACTGGCCCCTGGGCCGCTACGCCAGCAGCCTGGGAGTGACCGAGGCGCGCCTCAATGATGTCTGCCGGCGCATCGCCGACCTGCCGTCCAAGCGCCTGGTGCATGAACGGGTGATGCAGGAGTCCAAGCGCCTGCTGCTGTTCACCGGCAGCTCGATCAACGAAATCTGCTACCAGCTGGGCTTCAAGGACCCGGCCTATTTCAGCCGGTTTTTCCAGCGTTACGCCAAGACCGCGCCGGGGGAATACCGCTTGCGCCAGGGGCAGGCGCCTGCCCCTGGCGCAAATGCGCCGGGTGCCTGA
- a CDS encoding 2,3-butanediol dehydrogenase: MKALQWHAARDLRLTQLEPRQPGPGEVLLQVAYCGICGSDLHEYVDGPHSIPQQVAHPLSGCRAPLTLGHEFCGQVVALGQGVDARLLGQRVAVEPEYRCGECSYCQMGQYNLCESMGFIGLMGDGGFAEQAVVPAYMLHLLPDSVSFKQAAVLEPAAVAYHALNQSSLMAGDSCAVFGLGPIGLLLVLLARLRGVERIYAVDLDPERRRLALEFGASEALDGADPQLQARLRQLSAGGIDSAFEAAGSQQTLSHALHCLRKGGEAVLVGLMGDVQFDAFHLVNNELRLLGSVGYRHVYPELIQLLASGRLDLSRAVTRCLALEQAVEQGFQALLQDKSQIKVLVNPTPALADA, encoded by the coding sequence ATCAAAGCACTGCAATGGCATGCCGCCCGCGACCTGCGCCTGACTCAGCTGGAACCGCGCCAGCCCGGCCCCGGCGAGGTGTTGCTGCAAGTCGCCTACTGCGGCATCTGCGGCAGCGACCTGCATGAGTACGTCGATGGCCCTCACTCCATACCTCAGCAGGTGGCTCACCCGCTGTCCGGTTGCCGGGCGCCGCTGACCCTGGGCCACGAGTTCTGCGGCCAGGTAGTAGCCCTGGGCCAGGGCGTGGATGCACGGCTATTGGGCCAGCGGGTTGCGGTGGAACCCGAATACCGCTGCGGCGAGTGCTCGTACTGCCAGATGGGCCAGTACAACCTCTGTGAATCCATGGGCTTTATCGGCCTGATGGGCGACGGCGGCTTTGCCGAACAGGCGGTGGTACCGGCCTACATGCTGCACCTGCTGCCGGACAGCGTCAGCTTCAAGCAGGCGGCCGTGCTGGAGCCGGCAGCGGTGGCCTACCACGCCTTGAACCAGAGCAGCCTGATGGCCGGCGACAGTTGCGCGGTGTTCGGCCTGGGGCCCATCGGCCTGCTGCTGGTGCTACTGGCACGGTTGCGAGGGGTGGAACGGATCTACGCCGTGGACCTGGACCCCGAGCGCCGGCGCCTGGCCCTGGAGTTCGGCGCCTCTGAGGCCCTGGACGGCGCCGACCCGCAACTGCAGGCACGCCTGCGGCAGCTGAGCGCCGGTGGTATCGACAGCGCCTTTGAGGCCGCCGGCAGCCAGCAGACCCTGAGCCATGCCCTGCACTGCCTGCGCAAGGGCGGCGAAGCGGTGCTGGTGGGCTTGATGGGCGACGTGCAGTTCGATGCCTTCCACCTGGTGAACAACGAGTTGCGCCTGCTCGGCAGCGTCGGCTACCGCCACGTCTACCCCGAACTGATCCAGCTGCTGGCCAGCGGGCGCCTGGACCTGAGCCGGGCGGTCACCCGCTGCCTGGCCCTGGAACAGGCGGTGGAGCAAGGCTTCCAGGCGCTGTTGCAAGACAAGAGCCAGATCAAGGTGCTGGTCAACCCGACCCCGGCCCTGGCCGATGCCTGA
- a CDS encoding carbohydrate porin, with amino-acid sequence MNATYALCPLLAALLLPLDCLAQTPPTPRTGPLSGLGDYLADRGITPHVQFLSLAMKNLDTGPRPHSFGNSGDLFVGADIDLGTFAGLDGATLHFEQTLFILDHETGVPTSRNWQGAAGSYFGGAPIHNDLTSNQLSLLTYQQTWLDGRVDLSLGRTNARRYFYIYNCESTVTCNDPIIDSSTGILPPPYGSWGGYLKYQLTPQWYVHGGAFESNPVDYLKERKGLDFSTDDASGTSLLLGIGSQNRDAYSSHYELNGYYNTSKQVDPLTGAMDFGTGGAFFKFQQALWRADAGTGSAPQALLLFGSLSAAADDKQPFSQFAEAGLTYLAPFDRPQDKLNLKASYLRLNDHQLRFQQQARIANGGDPRLGERNVYALEANAHIALTRQLALEPSVQYLVNPDNFYNPEARELSGNGFVVGLQVTLDVGSLLGL; translated from the coding sequence ATGAATGCAACCTATGCGCTGTGCCCGCTGCTGGCCGCCTTGCTGCTACCCCTTGATTGCCTTGCCCAGACGCCGCCCACGCCGCGTACCGGCCCGCTGTCCGGCCTGGGGGACTACCTGGCCGACCGTGGCATCACGCCCCATGTGCAGTTCCTCAGCCTGGCCATGAAGAACCTGGACACGGGCCCCCGGCCCCACAGTTTCGGCAACAGCGGCGACCTGTTCGTCGGCGCCGATATCGATCTGGGGACCTTCGCCGGCCTCGACGGCGCGACCCTGCACTTCGAGCAGACGCTGTTCATCCTCGACCACGAGACCGGCGTGCCCACCTCGCGCAACTGGCAGGGCGCCGCCGGCAGCTACTTCGGCGGCGCGCCGATCCACAACGACCTCACCAGCAACCAGTTGAGCCTGCTGACCTACCAGCAGACCTGGCTCGACGGCCGGGTCGACCTGAGCCTGGGGCGGACCAACGCCCGGCGCTACTTCTATATCTACAACTGCGAAAGCACGGTGACCTGCAACGACCCGATCATCGACTCTTCCACCGGCATCCTGCCGCCGCCCTACGGCAGCTGGGGCGGCTACCTGAAATACCAGCTGACGCCCCAGTGGTACGTACATGGCGGCGCCTTCGAGTCCAACCCGGTGGACTACCTGAAGGAGCGCAAGGGCCTGGATTTCAGTACCGACGACGCCAGCGGCACCAGCCTGCTGCTGGGCATCGGCAGCCAGAACCGCGATGCCTACAGCTCCCACTACGAGCTCAACGGCTACTACAACACCTCCAAGCAGGTGGACCCGCTGACCGGGGCCATGGACTTCGGCACCGGCGGTGCCTTCTTCAAGTTCCAGCAGGCACTGTGGCGTGCCGACGCCGGTACCGGCAGTGCGCCCCAGGCCCTGCTGCTGTTCGGTTCGCTGTCGGCGGCGGCCGATGACAAGCAGCCCTTCAGCCAGTTCGCCGAGGCCGGGCTGACCTACCTCGCGCCCTTCGACCGGCCCCAGGACAAGCTCAACCTCAAGGCCAGCTACCTGCGCCTCAACGACCACCAGCTGCGCTTCCAGCAGCAGGCCCGCATCGCCAACGGCGGCGACCCGCGCCTGGGCGAACGCAATGTCTACGCACTGGAAGCCAACGCCCATATCGCCCTGACCCGGCAACTGGCCCTGGAGCCCAGCGTCCAGTACCTGGTCAACCCGGACAACTTCTACAACCCCGAAGCCCGCGAGCTGAGCGGCAACGGCTTTGTCGTCGGCCTGCAAGTGACCCTCGACGTTGGCTCGCTGCTGGGGCTCTGA
- a CDS encoding fumarylacetoacetate hydrolase family protein, producing MKHARIRYQGQVHQALITGPNTLQLEDGRVLAEDQVQWLPPATGTMFALGLNYADHAAELAFKPPTEPLVFIKSPGTYTGHKQVTWRPDNVAYMHYECELVAVIGKTARNVKREDALDYLAGYTLCNDYAIRDYLENYYRPNLRVKNRDATTPVGPWIIDAAQVPEPNNLTLRTWVNGELRQQGSTADMIFDIPYLIEYLSGFMTLQPGDMIATGTPEGLSDVVPGDEVVVEIEGVGRLVNRIVSESDFFAHHAQPEPTAVAKEHA from the coding sequence ATGAAACATGCACGCATTCGTTATCAGGGCCAGGTCCACCAGGCCCTGATCACCGGCCCCAACACCCTGCAACTGGAAGACGGCCGGGTCCTGGCCGAAGACCAGGTGCAGTGGCTGCCGCCGGCCACCGGGACCATGTTCGCCCTGGGCCTGAACTATGCCGACCACGCTGCCGAGCTGGCCTTCAAGCCGCCCACCGAGCCGCTGGTGTTCATCAAGTCTCCCGGCACCTACACCGGCCACAAACAGGTGACCTGGCGCCCGGACAACGTCGCCTACATGCACTACGAGTGCGAGCTGGTGGCGGTGATCGGCAAGACCGCGCGCAACGTCAAGCGCGAGGATGCCCTGGACTACCTGGCCGGCTACACCCTGTGCAACGACTATGCGATCCGCGACTACCTGGAGAACTACTACCGGCCCAACCTGCGGGTGAAGAACCGCGATGCCACCACCCCGGTAGGCCCGTGGATCATCGACGCGGCCCAGGTACCCGAACCCAACAACCTGACCCTGCGCACCTGGGTCAACGGCGAACTGCGTCAGCAAGGCAGCACCGCCGACATGATCTTCGACATCCCTTACCTGATTGAATACCTGTCCGGCTTCATGACCCTGCAACCGGGGGACATGATCGCCACCGGCACCCCCGAAGGCCTGTCCGACGTGGTGCCCGGCGATGAGGTGGTGGTGGAAATCGAAGGCGTCGGCCGGCTGGTCAACCGCATTGTCAGCGAGAGCGATTTTTTCGCCCATCACGCCCAACCAGAGCCCACTGCCGTGGCCAAGGAGCACGCATAA
- a CDS encoding MFS transporter → MAYKNNKAGYENTLLGVLFLTFGFVFFDRLALSFLFPFMADELQLSNSHLGMLSSILALAWAVSGALVGAWSDRRGVRKPLLIVAVILFSLCSALSGLVTGFLSLLLFRAIMGLAEGPILPLSQSLMVEASSPHRRGLNMGLLQGSAAGLLGAVIGPPVLIALAEAYGWRHAFIISLIPGLLIALLIWRYVQPDPPRHEPRAHTPSSPGGSHRLALLKSRNIVLCTLISCVFLTWFIILISFTPTFLVKVRDYSPASMGTVMSCLGGAWVLWGFGVPAISDRLGRRPTLVLFSLIAACCPIALLYASSPWMLGVLMLLTYTGLGCFTLFMATIPAETVPREVMATALGMIMGIGELVGGFIAPTIAGFAADRFGLSIVMWMSCGGALLAAVLALFLKETAPAVLARQQRRHPGPNPAPSPSLGGNP, encoded by the coding sequence ATGGCTTATAAAAACAACAAGGCCGGTTACGAGAACACCTTGCTGGGGGTGCTGTTCCTGACCTTCGGTTTCGTCTTTTTCGATCGTCTGGCGCTGTCCTTCCTGTTCCCCTTCATGGCTGACGAGTTGCAACTGAGCAACAGCCACCTGGGCATGCTGTCGTCGATCCTGGCCCTGGCCTGGGCGGTGTCCGGGGCCCTGGTGGGTGCCTGGTCGGACCGCCGGGGCGTGCGCAAGCCGTTGCTGATCGTCGCGGTGATCCTGTTTTCCCTGTGCTCGGCGCTGTCCGGGCTGGTCACCGGCTTTCTCAGCCTTTTGCTGTTCCGCGCCATCATGGGGCTGGCCGAGGGGCCGATCCTGCCGCTCTCCCAATCGCTGATGGTGGAAGCCTCCTCGCCCCATCGCCGGGGCCTGAACATGGGCCTGCTGCAAGGGTCGGCGGCGGGCCTGTTGGGCGCGGTGATCGGCCCGCCGGTGCTGATCGCCCTGGCCGAAGCCTACGGCTGGCGCCACGCCTTCATCATTTCGCTGATTCCCGGGCTACTGATCGCCCTGCTGATCTGGCGCTACGTGCAGCCCGACCCACCGCGACACGAACCGCGAGCGCACACCCCGTCCAGCCCGGGTGGCAGCCATCGCCTGGCCCTGCTCAAGAGCCGCAACATCGTGCTCTGCACCCTCATCAGCTGCGTGTTCCTGACCTGGTTCATCATCCTGATTTCCTTCACCCCGACCTTCCTGGTCAAGGTTCGCGACTACAGCCCGGCCAGCATGGGCACGGTGATGAGCTGCCTGGGAGGCGCCTGGGTGCTCTGGGGCTTCGGCGTGCCGGCAATCTCCGACCGCCTCGGCCGGCGCCCGACCCTGGTGCTGTTCTCGCTGATTGCCGCTTGCTGTCCCATCGCCCTGCTCTACGCCTCGTCGCCCTGGATGCTCGGGGTGCTGATGCTGCTGACCTACACCGGCCTGGGCTGCTTCACCCTGTTCATGGCCACCATCCCCGCGGAAACCGTGCCCCGCGAAGTCATGGCCACGGCCCTGGGCATGATCATGGGTATCGGCGAGCTGGTGGGCGGCTTCATCGCTCCGACCATTGCCGGCTTCGCCGCCGACCGCTTCGGCCTGTCGATCGTCATGTGGATGTCCTGCGGCGGCGCATTGCTGGCCGCCGTGCTGGCCCTGTTCCTCAAGGAAACCGCCCCCGCGGTACTGGCCCGCCAACAACGCCGGCACCCCGGCCCCAACCCTGCACCCAGCCCGAGCCTGGGAGGAAACCCATGA
- a CDS encoding helix-turn-helix domain-containing protein has protein sequence MSPCALLETRHASTQAVDLDQRLAFWEDYNASTLVGLKCNSYAEGGFAASQDNLQLSAMRLARIVGNEHVVERDTSMIRGVPKESIFVSLVTGSGSFFYQDGACQVLEPGELVVYRTDKPYLFGFSGAMRQFIFDIPQQQFAERCLKRFDRPLRISVESGVQRLLLRTLGERTRGFFQQPLCAEAEAYQEQAFELLASIIAGHVGERPINALSASYLLAAKQCIHEQLADPTLSCERVAAQTGISTRHLARLFALEETLPSRFILEKRLQQARQLLCSSQGAGLDISEIAYRHGFASQAHFARAFKSRFQQTPSEARALGLAATLASPAAESVGHACGDNLRGLEQGN, from the coding sequence ATGTCTCCATGCGCCTTGCTCGAAACCCGGCATGCCAGCACCCAGGCCGTCGACCTGGACCAACGCCTGGCCTTCTGGGAGGACTACAACGCCAGCACCCTGGTGGGGCTCAAGTGCAACTCCTACGCCGAGGGCGGTTTCGCCGCCAGCCAGGACAACCTGCAATTGAGCGCCATGCGCCTGGCCCGCATCGTCGGCAACGAACACGTGGTGGAGCGCGACACCTCGATGATCCGCGGCGTGCCCAAGGAGTCGATCTTCGTGTCCCTGGTCACCGGCAGCGGCTCGTTCTTCTACCAGGATGGCGCCTGCCAGGTGCTGGAGCCGGGGGAGCTGGTGGTCTACCGCACCGACAAGCCCTATCTGTTCGGCTTTTCCGGGGCCATGCGCCAGTTCATCTTCGACATTCCCCAGCAGCAGTTCGCCGAACGCTGCCTGAAACGCTTCGACCGGCCTTTGCGGATCAGCGTCGAAAGCGGGGTCCAGCGCCTGTTGCTGCGCACCCTGGGCGAACGTACCCGGGGCTTTTTCCAGCAACCCCTGTGCGCCGAGGCCGAGGCTTATCAGGAGCAGGCCTTCGAGCTTCTGGCCAGCATCATTGCCGGGCATGTGGGGGAACGGCCAATCAACGCCCTGAGCGCCTCCTACCTGCTGGCGGCCAAGCAATGCATCCATGAACAGCTGGCCGACCCGACCCTGAGCTGCGAGCGGGTGGCGGCCCAGACCGGCATTTCCACCCGGCACCTGGCCCGGCTGTTCGCCCTGGAAGAAACGCTACCCAGCCGCTTCATCCTGGAAAAACGCCTGCAACAGGCCCGTCAACTGCTGTGCAGCAGCCAGGGAGCGGGCCTGGATATCAGCGAGATCGCCTACCGGCACGGCTTTGCCAGCCAGGCGCATTTTGCCCGGGCCTTCAAGAGCCGCTTCCAGCAAACCCCCAGTGAGGCACGCGCCCTGGGGTTAGCCGCAACCCTGGCAAGCCCGGCAGCCGAAAGCGTCGGTCACGCCTGTGGCGACAATCTCCGGGGCCTGGAGCAAGGCAACTGA
- a CDS encoding GMC family oxidoreductase: MSENTTQTFDYIVVGAGSAGCVLANRLSADPKVQVCLIEAGPSDRTLLPAAYVRTPAGIIRLIANPRWNWMHQFSPQASSGDVPIPCPRGRVWGGSSAINGMIYIRGHRLDFDRWAAAGNQGWSHDELLPYFKRSEHFEPGTSPWHGQHGELNVAEQRSPSPVNQVFYQAATELGWSYNPDFNGPEQEGFGPFHVTQINGERCSAARAFLHPILHRQNLTVLSSTLTHRVLLQGTRASGVEISQDGRVWQLQARREVILCAGAINSPQLLLLSGIGPAEELARHGIVSRHPLPGVGLNLQDHQDIVLMYRSDPELGYGISAKGLLPLARSPWQYLTRRQGPLTSNTVESGAFLRVAPEDPVPELGLIVAPALKNQPQRLIPVGHGISLHVAVMHPQSRGRVRLNSADPHDKPLIDANFLSHPEDLRKLVAGLRLVRQLAATRAFSQRLKGELVPGPQVQSQEQIEQWIRQHLGTVFHPVGSCKMGHDELAVVDDQLRVHGLQGLRVADASIMPSLITGNTNAAAIMIGEKAADLVLGTAPAQPSNVLQGEACT, translated from the coding sequence ATGAGTGAAAACACCACGCAGACCTTCGACTACATAGTGGTGGGCGCCGGTTCCGCCGGTTGCGTGCTGGCCAACCGGCTGTCCGCCGATCCCAAGGTCCAGGTGTGCCTGATCGAAGCCGGGCCCAGTGACCGCACCTTGCTGCCCGCCGCCTATGTGCGCACTCCGGCGGGGATCATCCGCCTGATCGCCAACCCGCGCTGGAACTGGATGCACCAGTTCAGCCCACAGGCCAGCAGTGGCGACGTGCCGATCCCCTGCCCCCGGGGTCGGGTCTGGGGCGGCTCCAGCGCGATCAACGGCATGATCTATATCCGCGGCCATCGCCTGGACTTCGACCGCTGGGCCGCCGCCGGCAACCAGGGCTGGAGCCATGACGAACTGCTGCCCTACTTCAAGCGCTCGGAGCATTTCGAACCCGGCACCTCGCCGTGGCACGGCCAGCACGGCGAGCTCAACGTCGCCGAGCAGCGCAGCCCGAGCCCGGTCAATCAGGTGTTCTACCAGGCCGCCACCGAGCTGGGCTGGAGCTACAACCCGGACTTCAATGGCCCGGAGCAGGAAGGCTTCGGGCCCTTCCATGTCACCCAGATCAACGGCGAGCGCTGCAGCGCGGCACGGGCCTTCCTGCACCCGATCCTGCACCGGCAGAACCTGACGGTACTGAGCAGCACCCTGACCCACCGGGTGTTGCTGCAAGGCACTCGTGCCAGCGGTGTGGAAATCAGCCAGGACGGCCGGGTCTGGCAACTGCAGGCACGCCGGGAAGTGATCCTGTGCGCCGGGGCGATCAACTCGCCGCAACTGCTGTTGCTGTCCGGCATCGGCCCGGCCGAGGAGCTTGCGCGCCACGGGATCGTTTCCCGCCACCCGCTGCCAGGGGTCGGGCTCAACCTGCAGGATCACCAGGACATCGTGCTGATGTACCGCAGCGACCCCGAGCTGGGCTACGGCATTTCCGCCAAGGGCCTGCTGCCCCTGGCCCGCTCACCCTGGCAGTACCTGACCCGGCGCCAGGGCCCGCTGACCTCCAATACCGTCGAGTCCGGAGCCTTCCTGCGCGTTGCGCCCGAGGACCCGGTGCCGGAACTGGGGCTGATCGTCGCCCCGGCCCTGAAGAACCAGCCCCAGCGCCTGATCCCCGTGGGCCACGGCATCAGCCTGCATGTGGCGGTGATGCACCCGCAGAGCCGCGGCCGGGTGCGCCTGAATTCCGCCGACCCGCACGACAAGCCGCTGATCGACGCCAACTTCCTCAGCCACCCCGAAGACCTGCGCAAGCTGGTGGCCGGCTTGCGCCTGGTGCGCCAGCTGGCAGCGACCCGGGCCTTTTCCCAGCGCCTCAAGGGCGAACTGGTGCCCGGCCCGCAGGTGCAGAGCCAGGAGCAGATCGAGCAATGGATCCGCCAGCACCTGGGTACCGTGTTTCACCCTGTGGGCAGCTGCAAGATGGGCCACGACGAACTGGCGGTGGTGGACGACCAGTTGCGGGTCCACGGCCTCCAGGGGCTGCGGGTGGCGGACGCCTCGATCATGCCGAGCCTGATCACCGGCAACACCAATGCGGCGGCAATCATGATCGGCGAAAAGGCCGCGGACCTGGTGCTGGGCACGGCACCGGCGCAACCGAGCAACGTGCTTCAAGGCGAAGCTTGCACCTGA
- a CDS encoding fumarylacetoacetate hydrolase family protein, producing MSRPLNDHAGGTLFGVALNYQGLLQSHLQSFTQPPYQKPPVKPVLFIKTPNTRNSHEAPVVFPQGVERLQPGPALGVVIGKRASRVRLEDALEHVAGYTIVNEFSLPEDSYYRPAVKAKCRDGFCALGPELVPAAEVADPHALSLELWVNGERVQHNSTSNLVRSIPQLIAEISEFMTLHPGDVLITGTPEGRVDVRPGDRVEVQISGLGRLANTIVAE from the coding sequence ATGAGCCGTCCACTGAACGATCACGCCGGCGGCACCCTGTTCGGCGTCGCGCTGAACTACCAGGGGTTGCTGCAGAGCCATCTGCAGAGCTTCACCCAGCCGCCCTACCAGAAGCCGCCGGTGAAGCCGGTGCTGTTCATCAAGACCCCCAACACCCGCAACAGCCATGAGGCGCCGGTGGTGTTTCCCCAAGGTGTGGAGCGCCTGCAGCCCGGCCCGGCCCTGGGCGTGGTGATCGGCAAGCGCGCCAGCCGGGTGCGCCTGGAAGACGCCCTGGAACACGTGGCCGGCTACACCATCGTCAACGAATTCAGCCTGCCGGAAGACAGCTACTACCGCCCCGCGGTCAAGGCCAAGTGCCGGGACGGCTTCTGCGCCCTGGGCCCGGAACTGGTACCGGCCGCCGAGGTGGCCGACCCCCATGCCCTGAGCCTGGAGCTGTGGGTCAACGGCGAGCGGGTGCAGCACAACAGCACCTCCAACCTGGTGCGCAGCATTCCCCAGCTGATTGCCGAGATCAGCGAGTTCATGACCCTGCACCCCGGTGACGTGCTGATCACCGGCACTCCGGAAGGCCGGGTCGATGTACGCCCCGGCGATCGGGTCGAAGTGCAGATCAGCGGCCTGGGCCGCCTCGCCAACACCATCGTGGCCGAATAA